In Opitutus sp. ER46, the following are encoded in one genomic region:
- a CDS encoding asparagine synthase-related protein, giving the protein MALVFESDWLGTQPYFYNEHTGRASACIHEVIDYRALAFDADGLADYLDFGYCAFGHTPVRGVRFVLPCHGLHRDDQGRFHEVTRPDPVEQWQGRTSSVDDVLDRLRQEVCRWESSVQGTLTLPLSGGYDSRLIAALLQDKSRVRAFTYGVSRTQEKSREVARARWIAERLGVAWAQVPLGRFFDRLPEWDDTFGISVHAHGMYHMEFYAAVSERVGTPGPLASGLVGDAWAGSIAPLPARSAADLPLLGLSRGVHSNRRVSRLKSEGAYREAYWATHREAFRDPVFQIVEVIRQKMLLLSFALIVPANAGFTPWSPYLDPEIALAMTTLPAELRRRRRWQREFFSRMGLAVEGQVDGSGQNYLDLAAFETAPPMPLDLQLLREIVDEHHVAHINRLLFAGHGVARSWARLRSYPAVARCASTLRIGDPLLDALNAYVTLKPLEALIRRRNAA; this is encoded by the coding sequence ATGGCGCTGGTTTTCGAGTCCGACTGGCTGGGCACCCAGCCCTACTTCTACAACGAACACACGGGCCGGGCTTCGGCGTGCATTCACGAGGTCATCGACTATCGCGCCCTCGCCTTCGACGCCGACGGCTTGGCCGACTACCTCGACTTCGGATACTGCGCCTTCGGTCACACGCCGGTTCGCGGCGTACGATTCGTTCTCCCCTGCCACGGACTCCACCGTGATGACCAGGGGCGATTCCACGAGGTCACACGTCCGGACCCAGTCGAGCAGTGGCAGGGGCGTACCAGCAGCGTGGACGACGTGCTCGATCGCCTGCGGCAGGAGGTTTGCCGCTGGGAAAGCTCGGTTCAAGGCACGCTGACGCTGCCGCTCAGCGGCGGCTACGACTCGCGACTCATCGCGGCGCTGCTCCAAGACAAGTCGCGGGTGCGCGCATTCACCTACGGTGTCTCGCGCACCCAGGAGAAATCGCGTGAAGTAGCGCGCGCGCGTTGGATTGCCGAACGCCTCGGCGTCGCCTGGGCGCAGGTGCCTCTCGGGCGCTTCTTCGACCGATTGCCGGAATGGGACGATACCTTCGGGATCTCCGTCCATGCCCATGGCATGTACCACATGGAGTTCTACGCCGCGGTGAGCGAGCGGGTCGGTACCCCCGGCCCGCTCGCCAGTGGCCTCGTCGGCGACGCGTGGGCCGGGAGCATCGCACCGCTGCCCGCCCGATCCGCAGCTGATCTGCCACTGCTGGGGCTTTCCCGCGGCGTGCACTCGAACCGACGGGTGAGCCGCCTGAAAAGCGAGGGGGCATATCGCGAGGCCTACTGGGCCACCCACCGAGAAGCATTCCGAGATCCTGTTTTTCAAATCGTGGAGGTGATTCGGCAAAAGATGCTGCTTCTGTCTTTCGCACTCATCGTGCCGGCCAACGCCGGCTTCACGCCTTGGAGCCCCTACCTCGACCCTGAGATCGCACTGGCCATGACCACCCTCCCCGCGGAACTGCGGCGGCGCCGTCGCTGGCAACGTGAGTTCTTCTCACGTATGGGTCTCGCGGTGGAGGGTCAGGTCGACGGGTCGGGACAGAACTACCTCGACCTTGCGGCATTCGAGACCGCGCCGCCCATGCCACTCGACCTGCAACTCCTGCGCGAAATCGTGGACGAGCATCACGTCGCCCACATTAACCGCCTGCTCTTCGCAGGGCATGGCGTCGCGCGGAGCTGGGCACGGCTGCGATCATATCCGGCGGTGGCCCGCTGTGCCTCAACGCTGCGAATAGGCGATCCACTGCTGGACGCGCTCAATGCATACGTAACCCTCAAGCCCCTGGAAGCACTGATCCGGCGGCGCAACGCCGCCTGA
- a CDS encoding CapA family protein, producing the protein MTDLVLLGDLAPVQLADCRLDHAATAAGLVLANLETPLAPREFGSSPKAGPVLRGEAAVLPAWKAAWPNLLVTLANNHMADLGAPGLEETWLRLRAAGIPCLGAAKDAGVAAEPWFADLGGLRVAVLALADRWFGVARPDRPGTNPLTPACIARIRMLRAKVDRLIVTVHGGSELSAWPSPTWQDWLRSMVAAGADIVHAHHPHVPQGWERFQQGWIFYGLGNTLVNPAAWPHPATRRSWRAHLDLANLNAPPVITAWTCETSARGSATLQPEGEVPAHAPEARERNDPLSEPTMLEALHQEYALRLWASFYADRSGLGDTPRRGARLLARVARDALLALLGPSRWRAQRQARQLYHYHLFASITHAEELATALGLLGGELPDRRTPQSRARMDAALPPALLHH; encoded by the coding sequence ATGACCGATCTCGTGCTCTTGGGCGACCTGGCCCCCGTGCAATTGGCCGATTGCCGGCTCGACCACGCAGCCACCGCTGCCGGACTGGTCCTCGCCAACCTCGAGACCCCGCTGGCACCACGCGAGTTCGGTTCCAGCCCCAAAGCCGGTCCGGTGTTGCGCGGGGAGGCGGCAGTGCTCCCAGCCTGGAAGGCCGCCTGGCCCAACTTGCTCGTCACCCTCGCAAATAACCATATGGCCGATCTGGGAGCGCCGGGCCTGGAGGAAACGTGGCTGAGATTGCGCGCTGCGGGCATTCCCTGTCTGGGTGCGGCAAAGGACGCTGGCGTCGCCGCCGAACCGTGGTTTGCCGACCTCGGGGGATTGCGCGTGGCGGTGTTGGCGCTAGCCGACCGCTGGTTTGGCGTCGCTCGGCCAGACCGTCCAGGCACGAACCCGCTCACCCCGGCGTGCATCGCGCGCATTCGCATGCTTCGAGCCAAGGTCGATCGCCTGATCGTAACGGTGCACGGCGGCAGCGAACTCAGTGCGTGGCCCTCACCCACTTGGCAGGATTGGCTGCGCAGCATGGTGGCCGCAGGCGCGGACATCGTGCACGCCCACCACCCGCACGTACCACAAGGTTGGGAGCGGTTTCAGCAAGGGTGGATCTTCTACGGGCTCGGCAACACCCTGGTGAATCCCGCGGCGTGGCCGCATCCGGCAACCCGTCGTTCCTGGCGCGCGCACCTCGATCTCGCCAACCTCAACGCGCCTCCCGTGATCACCGCCTGGACATGCGAGACGAGCGCTCGTGGCTCCGCGACACTCCAACCCGAGGGCGAGGTCCCTGCCCACGCCCCGGAAGCGCGTGAGCGCAACGATCCGTTGTCAGAGCCGACAATGTTGGAGGCACTGCATCAGGAGTACGCATTGCGTCTGTGGGCGTCGTTCTACGCTGATCGCAGCGGCCTCGGTGACACGCCGAGGCGGGGCGCGCGCCTGCTCGCCCGCGTCGCTCGCGATGCCCTGCTTGCCCTGCTCGGGCCGAGTCGTTGGCGAGCCCAGCGGCAAGCCCGGCAACTGTATCATTACCATCTTTTCGCCTCGATCACTCACGCCGAGGAACTCGCCACTGCCCTCGGATTGCTGGGCGGCGAACTGCCCGATCGCCGCACGCCGCAGAGCCGCGCGCGAATGGACGCCGCTTTGCCGCCCGCTCTTCTGCACCACTAA
- a CDS encoding flippase, whose amino-acid sequence MVFLPRRLASLLRVAPAGTILPPATGNVSSTAGLIQNAGWLVLERGIRFGLVFVTSVVVLRYLGPAEAGRLGNALALAAILAGLCDLGLDAIIRVEVINRPGEQGVILATAAGLRLMLLPLAWAGYALFLARESASLTNPGLLYGVGVTLAMPVVLTLDSWFQSQTQARYSVLAQTGGLVAGAALRLLGAALGAPLAWFGWVAGLELMLSALLLLRFYHATTPMPAWRFYWPAALHLIGRAWPLALTNIAILVYTRIDIVLLSWWRGEHETGIYAAAVRLTEFGYILPMILVNTFFPLLARRFNECHDAFLHLLRRLLVVAAWAGVGTALVFSVGAPLIVRTLYGPAYAPTANVLALAGWNAVFAGLGALRAQWLVLHDLQRYGLYYVGMGAALNLTLNAFLIPGFGATGAAIASLTTQAFIVFIAPLFFAPTRSSVALLLQSFLFVGWRRTAAASSP is encoded by the coding sequence ATGGTTTTCCTTCCCCGCCGGCTGGCATCCCTGCTCCGAGTGGCACCGGCGGGCACGATTCTCCCGCCGGCCACCGGCAATGTCTCGTCGACCGCCGGCCTGATTCAGAACGCCGGGTGGCTCGTCCTCGAACGGGGCATCCGCTTCGGTTTGGTGTTCGTGACGAGCGTCGTAGTGTTGCGTTATCTCGGCCCGGCCGAGGCGGGCCGGCTCGGTAACGCCCTCGCACTCGCCGCGATCCTCGCCGGGTTGTGCGATCTCGGGCTCGACGCGATCATTCGGGTGGAGGTCATCAACCGACCCGGCGAACAGGGCGTGATTCTCGCAACGGCCGCGGGGCTGCGACTGATGCTCCTGCCGCTCGCCTGGGCCGGCTATGCCCTCTTCCTCGCGCGCGAGTCCGCGAGCCTCACGAACCCCGGCTTGCTGTACGGGGTGGGCGTCACACTGGCAATGCCAGTCGTACTCACGCTCGATAGCTGGTTTCAGTCCCAGACTCAGGCGAGATACTCCGTCCTCGCGCAAACCGGAGGACTCGTTGCCGGAGCCGCCCTGCGTCTGCTCGGGGCGGCGCTCGGCGCTCCGCTCGCCTGGTTCGGCTGGGTCGCCGGCCTGGAACTCATGCTGAGTGCCCTGCTCCTGCTGCGGTTTTACCATGCGACTACCCCCATGCCGGCGTGGCGCTTTTACTGGCCGGCAGCCCTGCATCTCATCGGCCGGGCCTGGCCGCTCGCCCTGACCAACATCGCCATTCTCGTCTATACCCGGATCGATATCGTGTTGTTGTCCTGGTGGCGCGGGGAGCATGAAACCGGCATCTACGCCGCGGCCGTCCGCCTCACCGAGTTCGGCTACATTCTGCCGATGATCCTCGTGAACACCTTCTTTCCGCTGCTCGCCCGCCGGTTCAACGAGTGCCACGACGCATTTCTCCATTTATTGCGACGCCTGCTCGTCGTCGCGGCGTGGGCGGGCGTAGGCACGGCGCTGGTGTTCAGCGTCGGAGCCCCGTTGATTGTGCGCACGCTCTACGGCCCCGCCTACGCTCCGACGGCGAACGTGCTCGCGCTCGCAGGATGGAACGCCGTGTTCGCAGGTCTCGGCGCGTTGCGTGCGCAATGGCTCGTGCTGCACGACCTGCAGCGCTACGGGCTGTACTACGTTGGGATGGGGGCGGCGCTGAATCTCACCCTGAATGCGTTCCTGATCCCAGGTTTCGGAGCGACGGGAGCCGCCATCGCGTCGCTGACGACGCAGGCGTTCATCGTCTTCATCGCCCCGCTGTTCTTTGCGCCCACCCGCTCCAGTGTCGCGCTCCTGCTGCAATCGTTTCTATTTGTCGGCTGGCGCCGGACCGCGGCTGCTTCCTCACCATGA